The Kribbella amoyensis genomic sequence TCGACGACCGGCGAGTTCGGCGGGAAGGCCGGGGTGACCTTCGAGTACCGCTGCGCCGACGTGCTGATCAGGGAGCGCTTCGTCCAGATCTCCGCGAGCCAGCTGCTGCGGATCCAGGTCCGGACCGGTGACCCCGACACGCTGGCCGAGGTCACCGATTCGGCGACCTACACCGTCTAGGGCACCAGCGACAGCAGCGACGACACCGACGCCTTGTGCAGCCGCGGGATCACGTTCAGCGTCGCCGGGTCACTTCCGTACAGGTGCGACGCGGACTCGTAGACCAGGTACGCGGTGCCGTTGTACTCGGTGATGCCCTCGGTCATGCTCGGTGCCCGGAAGCAGCTCAACGCGGCCGCGTCCAGGTCCTTCTGCCCGCGCTTCACCACGTACAGGTTGCTGCGGTTCCCGCGACCGTACGACGTGCTGTAGACGAAGTGGTTCGCGGTGACCATCAGGCCCTGTGTCTTGGTCGGGATCTCCCACGCACCGGCGACCGTGGTGAGTGTGCCGTCGTCGGCGATCTTGTACTCGTACATCGTGCCGCGGCCGTCCGCGTTGAACGTGCCGGACCACAACGAGTCGCCGTAGTCTGGTCAGGAACGAGGAGCCGGCCACCTCCCGCGCGGTCCCGACCTGGGCGAGATAAGGCGTCCCGGCGGCCTTCAGCGCGTCGCGCAACTCGGTCAGCCGGTACTTGCGGATCGAGCTGCCGGCGCCGGACACGAACGCCCAGCCCTTGCTCGTGGTGATGCCGCCGACGTGGGACTCGGCGATCGCGACGACGCCGACGACCGAGCCGTTCGCCGGGTCGATCCCGTAGATCTGCGAGTCCGCGCCGGCCCGGTACGAGGCGACCAGCAGCAGGTTCCGGCCGGCGCCGTCCCAGTTGTACCAGGTCCCGGCGCCCTGCGGCGTGTGCGTCGACAGGTTGGGGATGCCGTGGCTGTTGCTGAACCGGGCGTCGTACTTCTTCGAGGCGGACGGTCCGTCGTAGAAGGTGGCGCCGCCGGTGGTCGCGGTGTCGCAGCTGATCGCGGCCTGCGCGACGGTGGGGGCGACGACCGGGGCGGCGACCGCGGTGAGGGCGGTCGCGGTGGCGAGGAGGGCGATTCCGAGCGGGAGACGTCGGGGCATGGGCGGAGGTCCTCTCAGGTTGGGGCGGTAACCTTCGGGAATTCCAAGGTAAGCCGGAAAATCCTCACCGGCGAGAGCTCGCGGCGGCCCAACTGAGCGTCAACAGCAGCGCGACAACGCCGCAACAACGGTCTCGACCGGCCGATGAACCGGGCGGGAGGACGCCGTACGGTAGGCGCATGACCGATCTTGCCGCGGCGATCGACCGCGTTCTGCCCTCCGTCCGCGCCGACCTCGAGGACCTCATCCGGATTCCCTCGGTCAGCGCGGACCCGGCCCGGGCGGCCGACGTCCAGCGGTCCGCCGAGGCGACCGCCGCGTTGTTCGAGGCCGAGGGCTTCACGGTCCGGATCGTCCGGGCCGGGGACGGCGCGCCCGCGGTGATCGCGAAGAAGCCTGCGCCGGCGGGCAAGCCGACCGTGCTGCTGTACGCGCACCACGACGTCCAGCCGACCGGGTCTCTCGACGAGTGGACCTCGCCGCCGTTCGAGCCGACCGAGCGCGGCGACCGGCTGTACGCCCGCGGTGCCGCCGACGACAAGGCCGGGATCGCGGCCCACCTCGCCGCCGTACGGGCCTTCGGCAACGATCTGCCGGTCGGCGTGACCGTGTTCGTCGAGGGCGAGGAGGAGATCGGCTCGCCGACCCTGCTGCAGTTGCTGGACGAGTACGCCGAGGAGCTCACCTCGGACGCGATCGTGATCGCGGACTCGGGCAACTGGGCGATCGGCCAGCCGGCGTTGACCGTGTCGCTGCGGGGTCTCGTCGACTGCTACGTGGAGGTGCGGACCCTCGACCACGCGGTCCACTCCGGCCTCTTCGGTGGCGCGGTGCCGGACGCGCTGACCACCTTGTGCCGCTTGCTGGCCACGTTGCACGACGACAACGGTGACGTCGCCGTCGACGGTCTGCACGCGAGCCGGGCCGCCGAGCTGGAGTACCCGGAGGACCGGTTCCGCGCGGAGTCGAGCGTGCTGGACTCGGTGCGGCTGATCGGGTCCGGCACCCTGGTGGACCGGTTGTGGACCAGGCCGGCCATCTCCGTGCTGGCGATCGACGCCCCGCGGGTCGCGGACGCCAGCAACACGCTGGTCCCGGTCGCGAAGGCCAAGGTCAGCCTCCGGGTCGCACCGGGTGACGACTCGACCAAGGCGATGCAGGCCCTGTGCAACCATCTCGAGCAGAACGTCCCGTGGGGTGCCCAGGTCACCGTGACAGAAGGGGATATCGGCCAGCCCTGCTCGATCAACGCCCGCGGCGCGGCGTACGACGCGGCCCGGTCCGCCTTCGCGACGGCGTGGGGTGTGGAGCCGGTGGACACCGGGATGGGCGGCTCGATCCCGTTCATCGCCGAGTTCCAGCAGGCTTTTCCGCACGCGGCGGTGCTGGTCACCGGCGTCGAGGACCCGGACACCCGGGCCCACGGGGTCGACGAAGGCCTGCATCTGCAGGAGTTCGCGAAGGTCTGCCTGGCCGAAGCGCAACTACTGCAGAACCTGGCGTGATCACCGTGATCAAGTTGTGGCCATGATTACCGGACCGGGCTTTCCGGCGACCCACCGTTTGGCATAGGTTTCGGCGAGTGAAGATCGCAGTAGTGCGAGAGACCAGACCGGCCGAGCGCCGGGTGGCACTGGTGCCGGAACAGGTCGCCAAACTGATCCAGCTCGGCTACGAGGTGGCGGTCGAACCGGCGGCCGGCGAGCGTGCGCTGTTCTCCGACGACCAGTACCGCGAGGCCGGGGCCGAGGTGGCCTGGGGTGCCGATCACGCCGCGACCGTGGTGGCGTCGGTGCAGCCGTTGGAGCGGGAACGCCTGCAGCGGCTGCACGCCGGGACGGCGCTGATGTCGTTCCTGCCGACGAACCCGCCGGACGTGGTCCGGGCCGCGACGTCGGCCAAGCTGACCGCGTTCGCGATGGAGCTGATCCCCCGGATCTCCCGGGCCCAGTCGATGGACGCGCTGTCCTCGCAGGCCCTGGTCGCCGGGTACCGCGCCGCGATCGTCGCGGCCGAGCGGCTGCCGCGATTCTTCCCGCTGAACATGACCGCCGCCGGTACGGTCCCCCCGGCCCAGGTACTCGTCCTCGGCGCCGGCGTGGCCGGTCTGCAGGCGATCGCGACCGCGAAGCGCCTCGGGGCCGTGGTCAAGGCGTACGACGTCCGCACCGCCGCGGCCGAGGAGATCGCGTCGATGGGCGCGCAGCCGATCGAGCTCGAGCTCGGCACCCTGGACGGCCCCGGTGGGTACGCCCGGGAGATGACGCCCGAGCGCGCCCAGCTCCAGCGTGACCTGCTGGCCCCGTACGTCGCGGCCGCGGATGCCCTGATCACCACGGCGGCGGTGCCCGGCCGGACCGCGCCGATGCTGGTGACCCGCGAGATGGTCGAGCAGATGAAGCCCGGCTCGGTGGTGGTCGACCTGGCCTCCGAGCAAGGTGGGAACGTGGAGGGTTCGGTGGCCGGCACCGAGCTGACGATCGGCGGCGCCCTGGTCTGGGGCGGCTCGAACGTGCCCAGCCAGCTGGCCGGACCGGCGAGCCGGCTGTACGGCCAGAACATCGCGAACCTGATCACGCTGATGACCCGCAACGCCGCGTTCGACCCGGACTTCGCCGACGAGATCGTGGCCGGCTGTTGTGTCACGCACGACGGCAAGGTGCTGCACGAGCCGACCCGGGAACTCCTGGAAGGACCACTGGCATGACCGAGTCCATCGCGCTGCTGACGATCTTCGTCCTCGCCGCGTTCGTCGGGGTCGAGGTGATCAGCAAGGTCTCCGCCACCCTGCACACGCCGCTGATGTCCGGCGCGAACGCGATCCACGGCGTCATCCTGGTCGGCGCGATCATCGTCACCGGCCAGGCCGAGTCGACCTGGGTGATGATCGTCGGCCTGCTCGCCATCGTGCTCGCGACGGTGAACATGGTCGGCGGGTTCGTCGTCACCGACCGGATGCTGGAGATGTTCCGCGGACCGGGGTCGCGCAAGAAGGAGCTGCACAAGTGATCCCCACCTGGGCCCAGATCGGCTACCTGGTCGCGGCGGTCTGTTTCATCGTCGCGTTGAAGGCGCTGTCGTCGCCGAAGACCGCGCGGGCCGGCAACGGTCTCGGCGCGGCCGGTGCCGTCCTCGCGGTCGTGATCACGTTCGTCGCCTACAAGCCGGATCACCTGGCCCCGATCCTGATCGCGCTGCTGGTCGGTACGGTCGTCGGCGTCGTCGGGTCCCGCCGGGTGCAGATGACCCAGATGCCGCAGCTGGTGGCCCTGTTCAACGGGGTCGGCGGTGGCGCGGCCGCGTTGGTGGCGCTGCTGGAGCTCAGCGAGGTGTCCGCGGACCAGACGGTGTCCGCGATCGCGACCGCGTTCACCATCCTGGTCGGCGCGATCTCGTTCTCCGGGTCGATCGTCACCTTCGCCAAGCTGCAGGAGCTGATGACCACCCGGCCGGTGACGTTCCCCGGTCTGCCGGTGCTGTTCGTGGCCGGGCTGCTCGGCGGGATCGCGCTGGCGGTCTGGCTGGTGTCGGACCCGCGGGTGTGGGTCGGCGTCCTGCTCTGCCTGGTCGGGCTCGCGATCGGCGTCATGCTGGTGCTGCCGGTCGGTGGCGCCGACGTCCCGATCGTCATCTCGCTGCTGAACGCGTTCACCGGTCTCACCGTCGCCGCGGGCGGGTACGTCCTGCACAACTCGCTGCTGCTGGTGGCCGGCACCCTGGTCGGCGCGGCCGGTACGTTGCTGACCAAGCTGATGGCCGACGCGATGGGCCGGTCGGTCTTCAACATCCTGTTCGGCGCGGTCCGCGGCGGCTCCACCCTCGGCGCCGGCGAGGCATCCGAGCGGCCGGTGATCGCGGGCACCTCCGAGGACGTCGCGATCCTGCTCGGGTACGCCCAGCGCGTCATCATCGTCCCCGGGTACGGTCTCGCCGTCGCCCAGGCCCAGCACACCCTGCGCGACCTGGTCGAGGAGCTGCAGGGTCGTGGCGTCAAGGTCGACTACGCCATCCACCCGGTGGCCGGCCGGATGCCGGGTCACATGAACGTGTTGCTCGCCGAGGCCCAGGTCCCGTACGAGCAGCTGCGCGAGATGGACGAGATCAACGGCGACTTCAAGTCCACCGACGTGGTCCTGGTGGTCGGCGCCAACGACGTGGTCAACCCGGCCGCCCGGACCACCCCGAGCGCGCCGATCTACGGGATGCCGATCCTCAACGCCGACGAGGCCCAGCGGGTCATCTTCCTCAAGCGCAGCATGCGCCCGGGCTTCGCCGGCATCGAGAACGAGCTCCTCTACGACCCCCGCACCACCCTGCTCTTCGGCGACGCCCGCGAGTCCCTCACCAAACTCCTGGCCGCGGTCAAGAACGTCTGACCGCGGTCGGCGGGAGCGGGATCGCGTCCAGGAGGAGTTGGGTGTACGGGTCCTGGGCGTGCTGGATGACGGTCAGGGTCGGGCCGCTCTCGACCACGCGGCCGTGGTTGAGGACGAGGACTTGGTCGGCGAGCAGGCGGGCGCTGAGCAAGTCGTGGGTGATGTAGAGCATTGCGATCGCGCGGTCGCGGACCAGGGTGTCGAGCAGTTCCAGGATCTCGGCGCGGATCGACACGTCGAGCATCGAGATCGGTTCGTCGGCGACCAGGACCGAGGGGTCGGGGGCCAAGGCGCGGGCGATCACGACCCGTTGCCGCTGACCGCCGGACAGCTGGTGCGGCAGCTTGTCGAGGTACTGCGTGGCCGGCGACAGCCCCACCGACTCCAGCAGCTCGCCGGCGCGTGACCGGGCCTCACTCCGGGACAGGCCGAGGTGGTTCTGCAGCGGCCGCGACAGCGCGTACGCGATCGTGCGGGTCGGGTTCAACGCGGCGAACGGGTCCTGGAACACCAACTGCGTGTGCCGCCGGTACGCGCTGAGCCGCCGCCCCCGCAATCGCCCGACGTCGACGGCCTGGTCCTCGCCGTGGAAGGTCACCGTGCCTTCGGTCGGCCGCTCGACCCCGGTGACCAGCCGAGCCAGCGTCGTCTTGCCCGAGCCGCTCTGACCCACCAACGCGGTCACCCGGCCGGGGACCAGGTCGAACGAGACCTCGTCCACGGCCCGTTTCACCGAGCCCCGGGACCGGTACTCCTTCACCACGCCTGCCACCGTCAGTACCGGCTCCGCGGTCGTAGCGGAGTCCCGTACTGCGACGAACGAGCTCGTGCGGGTGGTGTCGACAGGCGCTCCACCGGCTTGGTCCACGAGCAGGCAACGCGCCGTACCGTCGCCGGCCGGGAGCAGCGCCGGGTGGTCCGTCCGGCAGGCCTCGACCGCGACCGGGCAGCGCGCGGCGAACCGGCATCCGGTCTGCGGGCGGGACAGGTCCGGCGGCCGGCCCGGGACGTAGCCGACCGAGATCTCGGCGGCCCGCGGATCGGCGTACGAGCCGAGCAACCCTTGGGTGTACGGGTGCAGCGGATCGTTCGCCATCGCGGCGGCCGACTGGCTCTCGACCAGCTCACCCGCGTACATCACCATCACCCGGTCGGCCATCTCCAGCACGGTGCCGAGGTCGTGGCTGATGAACAGCACCGCGAACCCGAGCTCGCCGCGCAGTTCCCGCAACCGGTCCAGGATGTTGCGCTGGACAACGACATCGAGCCCCGTCGTCGGTTCGTCGAGCAGCACGAACCGCGGTTCGAGCGCGAGCGCCAACGCGAGCGCGACCCGCTGCTTCATCCCGCCGGAGAGCTCGTGCGGGTAGCGCCGCAGCACCTCGGGATCCAGGTCGACCAGATCGAGCAGCTTGCGCGCGTCGCCGGTCCGGCCGTGCGCCGCGAACGTGTCGTCGAACTGGGCGCCGATCGTGATCACCGGGTTCAGCGAGTTCATGCTGCTCTGGAACACCGTCGAGATCTTTGCCCAGCGCAACGGCCTGACCTCGTCCTCAGGCGCCGAGCTGACCCGGACCCCGTCGAACAGCACCGAGCCACCACTGATCGCGGCCGGCTTCTCGAGCAGCCGCAGCACCGCGTTGCCGAGAGTGGACTTGCCGCTGCCGGACTCCCCGAGCAGCCCGACGAACTCGCCCTCGTCGATGTCGAACGAGACCCCGTCGACCGCACGCACCGCGGCGCTGTCGCGCGGGCT encodes the following:
- a CDS encoding dipeptidase, whose protein sequence is MTDLAAAIDRVLPSVRADLEDLIRIPSVSADPARAADVQRSAEATAALFEAEGFTVRIVRAGDGAPAVIAKKPAPAGKPTVLLYAHHDVQPTGSLDEWTSPPFEPTERGDRLYARGAADDKAGIAAHLAAVRAFGNDLPVGVTVFVEGEEEIGSPTLLQLLDEYAEELTSDAIVIADSGNWAIGQPALTVSLRGLVDCYVEVRTLDHAVHSGLFGGAVPDALTTLCRLLATLHDDNGDVAVDGLHASRAAELEYPEDRFRAESSVLDSVRLIGSGTLVDRLWTRPAISVLAIDAPRVADASNTLVPVAKAKVSLRVAPGDDSTKAMQALCNHLEQNVPWGAQVTVTEGDIGQPCSINARGAAYDAARSAFATAWGVEPVDTGMGGSIPFIAEFQQAFPHAAVLVTGVEDPDTRAHGVDEGLHLQEFAKVCLAEAQLLQNLA
- a CDS encoding NAD(P) transhydrogenase subunit alpha, whose amino-acid sequence is MKIAVVRETRPAERRVALVPEQVAKLIQLGYEVAVEPAAGERALFSDDQYREAGAEVAWGADHAATVVASVQPLERERLQRLHAGTALMSFLPTNPPDVVRAATSAKLTAFAMELIPRISRAQSMDALSSQALVAGYRAAIVAAERLPRFFPLNMTAAGTVPPAQVLVLGAGVAGLQAIATAKRLGAVVKAYDVRTAAAEEIASMGAQPIELELGTLDGPGGYAREMTPERAQLQRDLLAPYVAAADALITTAAVPGRTAPMLVTREMVEQMKPGSVVVDLASEQGGNVEGSVAGTELTIGGALVWGGSNVPSQLAGPASRLYGQNIANLITLMTRNAAFDPDFADEIVAGCCVTHDGKVLHEPTRELLEGPLA
- a CDS encoding NAD(P) transhydrogenase subunit alpha translates to MTESIALLTIFVLAAFVGVEVISKVSATLHTPLMSGANAIHGVILVGAIIVTGQAESTWVMIVGLLAIVLATVNMVGGFVVTDRMLEMFRGPGSRKKELHK
- a CDS encoding NAD(P)(+) transhydrogenase (Re/Si-specific) subunit beta, translating into MIPTWAQIGYLVAAVCFIVALKALSSPKTARAGNGLGAAGAVLAVVITFVAYKPDHLAPILIALLVGTVVGVVGSRRVQMTQMPQLVALFNGVGGGAAALVALLELSEVSADQTVSAIATAFTILVGAISFSGSIVTFAKLQELMTTRPVTFPGLPVLFVAGLLGGIALAVWLVSDPRVWVGVLLCLVGLAIGVMLVLPVGGADVPIVISLLNAFTGLTVAAGGYVLHNSLLLVAGTLVGAAGTLLTKLMADAMGRSVFNILFGAVRGGSTLGAGEASERPVIAGTSEDVAILLGYAQRVIIVPGYGLAVAQAQHTLRDLVEELQGRGVKVDYAIHPVAGRMPGHMNVLLAEAQVPYEQLREMDEINGDFKSTDVVLVVGANDVVNPAARTTPSAPIYGMPILNADEAQRVIFLKRSMRPGFAGIENELLYDPRTTLLFGDARESLTKLLAAVKNV
- a CDS encoding ABC transporter ATP-binding protein is translated as MALLEVRDLSVTYSPRDSAAVRAVDGVSFDIDEGEFVGLLGESGSGKSTLGNAVLRLLEKPAAISGGSVLFDGVRVSSAPEDEVRPLRWAKISTVFQSSMNSLNPVITIGAQFDDTFAAHGRTGDARKLLDLVDLDPEVLRRYPHELSGGMKQRVALALALALEPRFVLLDEPTTGLDVVVQRNILDRLRELRGELGFAVLFISHDLGTVLEMADRVMVMYAGELVESQSAAAMANDPLHPYTQGLLGSYADPRAAEISVGYVPGRPPDLSRPQTGCRFAARCPVAVEACRTDHPALLPAGDGTARCLLVDQAGGAPVDTTRTSSFVAVRDSATTAEPVLTVAGVVKEYRSRGSVKRAVDEVSFDLVPGRVTALVGQSGSGKTTLARLVTGVERPTEGTVTFHGEDQAVDVGRLRGRRLSAYRRHTQLVFQDPFAALNPTRTIAYALSRPLQNHLGLSRSEARSRAGELLESVGLSPATQYLDKLPHQLSGGQRQRVVIARALAPDPSVLVADEPISMLDVSIRAEILELLDTLVRDRAIAMLYITHDLLSARLLADQVLVLNHGRVVESGPTLTVIQHAQDPYTQLLLDAIPLPPTAVRRS